A DNA window from Arachis duranensis cultivar V14167 chromosome 3, aradu.V14167.gnm2.J7QH, whole genome shotgun sequence contains the following coding sequences:
- the LOC107476400 gene encoding heterogeneous nuclear ribonucleoprotein Q (The sequence of the model RefSeq protein was modified relative to this genomic sequence to represent the inferred CDS: added 97 bases not found in genome assembly), which produces MPRGKANSSSVAKPSEPENPAESDEKIDFDDANDAEETMEEEIEYEEVEEEEEVEEIEEVEEEEEDPEEVEVMEEEEEEEDPEEVEVVEEEEEEEDPEEVEEVEEMEEDNSMQNSSKAEDKDEKKKHADLLSLPPHGSEVYIGDIPLDASTEDLKAFCESIGEVAEVRVMKGKDSSENKGFGFVTFKSVELASKAIKELNSKAFKGRKIKCSTAQAKHRLFIGNVPRNWGDEDLRKVVSDVAPGVTGLELVKDMKNTKNNRGFAFIDYYNHACAEYSRQKMMSSTFKLGDNAPTVSWADPKNADSSASSQVRAVYVKNLPRNVTQEQMKKLFEHHGKITKVVLPPPKSGQEKNRIGFVHFAERSSAMKALKNTERYELEGQILNCSLAKPQADQKSGGSNLQKPGLLPSYSPHVGYGLVGALGAGYGSPGFAQMPSMYGRGAPAEISMMPMLLADGRIGYVLQHSGQGVHSRTPPFFQRGGWGGGGGSSSRNASSSSKGRHNNNSSQGHRYRPY; this is translated from the exons ATGCCACGGGGAAAGGCAAATTCTTCATCAGTTGCTAAGCCATCCGAGCCTGAAAATCCAGCTGAATCTGATGAAAAGATCGATTTTGATGATGCAAATGATGCTGAGGAAACAatggaagaagaaattgaatatgaagaagtagaagaagaagaggaagtggaagaaatagaagaggtggaagaagaggaagaggatccGGAGGAGGTTGAGGTgatggaggaggaagaggaggaagaggatcCGGAGGAGGTTGAGGTggtggaggaggaagaggaggaagaggatcCGGAGGAGGTGGAAGAGGTTGAAGAAATGGAAGAAGATAATAGCATGCAAAACAGTAGCAAGGCAGAAGATAAGGAtgagaagaaaaagcatgcTGATCTTCTATCTCTTCCTCCTCATGGGTCTGAAGTATATATTGGTGATATTCCACTTGATGCCTCGACTGAGGATTTGAAAGCATTTTGTGAGTCTATTGGGGAAGTTGCAGAG GTTCGTGTAATGAAAGGAAAAGATTCTTCTGAGAATAAGGGATTTGGTTTTGTGACATTTAAAAGTGTGGAATTGGCTTCTAAAGCCATCAAGGAGCTGAACAGTAAAGCATTTAAg ggtagaaaaataaaatgttcaaCAGCTCAAGCAAAACACCGTCTTTTTATTGGCAATGTTCCCAGAAACTGGGGTGATGAAGATCTCAGGAAGGTTGTATCTGATGTTGCACCTGGAGTTACTGGTTTAGAACTAGTCAAG GATATGAAGAACACTAAAAATAACCGTGGATTTGCTTTTATTGACTATTATAATCATGCATGTGCTGAATATTCAAGACAAAAGATGATGAGCTCAACATTTAAGCTAGGTGACAATGCTCCAACGGTGAGCTGGGCTGACCCTAAAAATGCTGATTCCTCTGCTTCATCTCAG GTGAGGGCAGTATATGTGAAGAACTTGCCTAGGAATGTAACTCAGGAGCAGATGAAGAAGCTTTTTGAACACCATGGGAAGATCACAAAGGTGGTTCTTCCACCACCAAAGTCTGGGCAGGAAAAGAATAGAATAGGTTTTGTACATTTTGCAGAGAGGTCAAGTGCTATGAAAGCACTAAAAAACACTGAAAGATATGAATTAGAAG GTCAAATTTTGAACTGCTCTCTAGCAAAGCCACAGGCTGATCAAAAGTCTGGAGGATCAAACTTGCAGAAGCCAGGATTGCTTCCAAGCTATTCCCCACATGTTGGTTACGGTTTGGTTGGTGCCCTTGGCGCGGGATATGGTTCCCCAGGTTTTGCACAGATG CCCTCAATGTATGGAAG GCAACATTCAGGTCAGGGAGTGCACTCACGAACACCACCCTTCTTTCAGAGAGGTGGCtggggtggtggtggtgggagT GAAGGCACAATAATAATAGTAGCCAGGGGCATAGATACCGCCCATATTAG
- the LOC107476399 gene encoding uncharacterized protein At2g27730, mitochondrial: MAMRVAARNASRRLFSSGSGKILSEEEKAAENAYFKKAEQEKLEKLARKGPQSEAKPATGSGGSVPDAKPSGSAHTDASAEKVSTDKYRNYAVVAGTITFLSGLGWYLKGTAKKPEVQD; this comes from the exons ATGGCAATGCGGGTGGCTGCAAGAAATGCATCTAGAAGGCTATTTAGCAGCGGCTCTGGAAAAATACTCAGTGAGGAGGAGAAGGCCGCTGAAAATGCATACTTTAAG AAAGCTGAGCAAGAGAAGTTGGAGAAGCTTGCTCGCAAG GGACCTCAATCAGAAGCCAAGCCAGCCACAGGCTCAGGGGGTTCAGTACCTGATGCCAAGCCCAGTGGCTCAGCACATACAGATGCATCAGCTGAAAAGGTTTCAACTGACAAGTACCGGAATTATGCAGTTGTGGCAGGTACAATAACATTTCTTAGTGGTTTGGGTTGGTACCTCAAGGGCACTGCAAAAAAGCCAGAGGTGCAGGATTGA
- the LOC107476511 gene encoding uncharacterized protein LOC107476511, giving the protein MEDKKSKGKDYKGQTGKVSEVCVIFLKHNFTKISTYLGVGVPFAGPRPAVLLITDVYRTPAKKFVDFYRRRVIHWNIKAKTNIQKPISVLSTFYFIILSDKTIQSMDKKVKWSWTSALIGAASAVAATAVLSAKPKDPTFHLISINFTSFKLSLPTILDAELVLTVHVTNPNIAPIHYSSTAMSIFYKGSLLGSAAVAAGSQPPRSCQLLRLPARLRGLELAQHAKCFVADVARREMVLDAAVDISGTARVLWWDHNFKVHVDSHVTVDPVFLDVIDQENTSELELFAA; this is encoded by the exons ATGGAGGATAAAAAGTCAAAGGGGAAGG ACTATAAAGGACAGACCGGAAAGGTCTCCGAAGTATGTGTAATCTTCTTAAAACATAACTTCACTAAAATATCTACTTACTTGGGCGTCGGAGTGCCTTTTGCAGGTCCCCGACCCGCCGTTTTGCTTATCACCGACGTATATCGCACCCCGGCTAAGAAGTTCGTCGACTTCTACAGGAGACGAGTTATACATTGGAACATCAAGGCAAAAACAAAtat acaaaAACCCATCTCCGTTCTTTCTACTTTCTACTTCATCATCCTCTCCGATAAAACAATCCAATCTATGGACAAAAAGGTCAAGTGGAGCTGGACCTCCGCGCTTATCGGAGCGGCATCAGCGGTGGCAGCCACGGCGGTGCTCTCAGCGAAGCCCAAGGACCCCACCTTCCACCTTATCTCCATCAACTTCACATCTTTCAAGCTCAGCCTTCCAACCATCCTCGATGCAGAACTAGTCCTCACCGTCCATGTCACCAACCCCAACATCGCACCCATTCACTACTCCTCCACCGCCATGTCCATATTCTACAAGGGATCCCTCCTCGGCTCCGCCGCTGTAGCTGCCGGCTCCCAGCCCCCACGCTCCTGCCAGCTCCTCCGCCTCCCTGCGCGCCTCCGCGGCCTGGAGCTCGCCCAGCACGCCAAGTGCTTCGTCGCTGACGTGGCCAGGCGGGAGATGGTGCTTGACGCCGCCGTGGATATCAGCGGCACCGCCAGGGTGCTTTGGTGGGACCACAATTTTAAGGTGCACGTTGACAGCCACGTTACTGTCGATCCTGTGTTCCTTGATGTCATTGATCAGGAAAATACTTCGGAACTTGAACTTTTTGCCGCTTAA